The nucleotide sequence GCCTCGCGGGGCCCGAACGTGTTCGCCACCCAGCCCACGATCGGAGCGCCGATCGGCGTGCCGCCGGTGAAGATCGCCATGTAGAGGGCCATGACCCGGCCGCGCATCTCGGGCGCTGCGCCGAGCTGCACGGTGCCGTTGGCCGTCGTCATGAGCGTGATCGACGAGAGGCCCACGGTGACGAGCACCGCCGCGAAGCTCCAGTACGTCGGCATGAGGGCCGCGACCGTGCAGGTGACGCCGAACGAGATCGACGCCATCACGAGGATCCGCATGCGCGGCCTCTCGCGCCGAGCCGAGAGCAGGGCGCCGGTGAGCGAGCCGACGGCCACGGCGCTGGTCAGCAGGCCGAAGCCGTCCGACCCGACGTGGAACGCCCCCGTCGCCATGGTCGAGGTGAAGATCGGGAAGTTCATGCCGAACGTGCCGATGATGAAGATCATGATGAAGACCACGATGAGGTCGGGACGACTGCGGACGTAGCCGAACCCCTCGCGGATCTGGCCCTTGGCCCGGACGACGCGCGGCTTGAACTCGAGCTCGCAGACCCGGATGAACCTCAGCGACGCCAGGACCGCCAGGAACGACGCGGCGTTGATGAGGAAGACGGGCCCCGTGCCCACGGCCGCGATCAGCACGCCGGCGACGGCCGGGCCGATGAGCCGGGCGCCGTTGAACGACGCCGAGTTGAGCGAGACGGCGTTCGTTAGCTTCTTCGGCGGCACGAGCTCCGAGACGAAGCTCTGGCGGATGGGAGCGTCGACCGCCTGGACGATGCCCATGACGAGAGCGAACGCCCACACCATCCACAGCTGGACGACGTCGGTCACCACGAGCAGGCCCAGTGCGAGGCCGAGGGCGCCCATCGACGCCTGGGTGACCATGAGCATCCTGCGCCGGTCGTAGCGCTCTGCGATGAGACCGGTGATGGGGATCATCAGGATCGGGGGCAGGAACTGCAGCGCCATCGTCACGCCGAGCGCCGTGGCGTTGTGGTTCGTCAGGTGCGTCAGCACGAGCCAGTCCTGGGCGGTCGCCTGCATCCACGTGCCCGTGTTCGACACCAGGGCGCCGCCGAACCACAGGCGGTAGTTGAAGACCCTGAGGCTCGAGAACATGGCGCTCACGAGCGGGCCAGCTCTCGCAGGATGCGCGTGGCGTCGGCGAGCGTCTTCCGCTCGTCGGGCGTGAGCTTCGCCAATCGCGGCACCAGCCACTCATCGCGCCGACGGCGGGTCTCGAGGATGAACGAGGCGCCCGCCTGCGTGGCGCGGAGGACGACCTTTCGCCTGTCGGCGTCGTCGGTGCCGCGCTCGACGAGGCCGAGCTCGACGAGCGCGTTGACCGTGCGGTTCATCGAGGGAGGAGTCACGCCCTCGTGCTCGCTCAGCTCGCCGATGCTCAGGGGCTCGTTGGCGACGATGTAGCCGAGGGCCGCGCCCTGGGCGTCGCTGACGTGCGTGTCGGCCTTCTGCTGCCGGAGTCGGCGCGAGAGGCGCAGCACCCCCTGTCGCACGTCGGTGGCGAGCTGCGCGTGCGGAACGGTGCGGATGGCACCGGTGGTCGTGGGCAGGGGAGTGAGGTCTGACATCGGTGCTTAGTCTAACAAATTAGTTTGGCTAACTACATAGCGATCCCGAAAGGCGTACGATAAACGACGGTTGTCGTCAAACGTGACGGCACGCGCGGATTTCACCAGCACCAGAACGAAGGAAGACATGAGCAGGTTCGAAGGCAAGGTCGCGATCGTCACCGGTGGCGGCTCCGGCATCGGCGAGGGCATCTCGAAGGCCCTGGCCGAGGAGGGCGCCTCGGTCGTCGTCGCCGACCTCAAGCTCGAGGCGGCGCAGCGCGTCGTCGACGAGATCACCGCCGCCGGCGGCACGGCCACCGCGTTCTCGGCCAACACCGCCAAGCCCGAGGACAACGAGGCGACCGTGAAGTTCGCCCAGGAGACCTACGGCGCTCTGCACCTCGCCGTCAACAACGCCGGCATCGGCGCCCCGGCCCACAACATCGGCGACTACGACATCGCCGCCTGGGATCGCGTCGTCGGCGTCGACCTGAGCGGCGTCTTCTACGGCCTGAAGTACGAGCTGCCCGCGATCGTCGCG is from Frondihabitans australicus and encodes:
- a CDS encoding MFS transporter → MSAMFSSLRVFNYRLWFGGALVSNTGTWMQATAQDWLVLTHLTNHNATALGVTMALQFLPPILMIPITGLIAERYDRRRMLMVTQASMGALGLALGLLVVTDVVQLWMVWAFALVMGIVQAVDAPIRQSFVSELVPPKKLTNAVSLNSASFNGARLIGPAVAGVLIAAVGTGPVFLINAASFLAVLASLRFIRVCELEFKPRVVRAKGQIREGFGYVRSRPDLIVVFIMIFIIGTFGMNFPIFTSTMATGAFHVGSDGFGLLTSAVAVGSLTGALLSARRERPRMRILVMASISFGVTCTVAALMPTYWSFAAVLVTVGLSSITLMTTANGTVQLGAAPEMRGRVMALYMAIFTGGTPIGAPIVGWVANTFGPREAIGVGAAAGFVAAGVALTWLVRSQHLRVRHNVGHGLSFRVRHDGDGMPATEAILVQREEAAAARLQTEESLARQ
- a CDS encoding SDR family NAD(P)-dependent oxidoreductase, which codes for MSRFEGKVAIVTGGGSGIGEGISKALAEEGASVVVADLKLEAAQRVVDEITAAGGTATAFSANTAKPEDNEATVKFAQETYGALHLAVNNAGIGAPAHNIGDYDIAAWDRVVGVDLSGVFYGLKYELPAIVAAGGGAIVNMASVLGSVGIAQNAAYVASKHALIGLTKVAALEYTAQGVRTNAVGPGFIDTPAVRAALSPEQLAGLEAEHASKRLGTDREVAALTLFLLSDDASFITGSYHLVDGGYSAH
- a CDS encoding MarR family winged helix-turn-helix transcriptional regulator, producing MSDLTPLPTTTGAIRTVPHAQLATDVRQGVLRLSRRLRQQKADTHVSDAQGAALGYIVANEPLSIGELSEHEGVTPPSMNRTVNALVELGLVERGTDDADRRKVVLRATQAGASFILETRRRRDEWLVPRLAKLTPDERKTLADATRILRELARS